A genomic region of Nostoc sp. UHCC 0702 contains the following coding sequences:
- the ubiE gene encoding bifunctional demethylmenaquinone methyltransferase/2-methoxy-6-polyprenyl-1,4-benzoquinol methylase UbiE: MTQEIRAIFDRIAPVYDQLNNWLSLGQHHIWKEMAIKWSATKPGDTCLDLCCGSGDLALRLARHVGAKGIVYGVDFSPNLLATAKERSQRQYPQPAISWIEADVLNLPFEDNQFDAATMGYGLRNVTDIPRSLQELHRVLKPGAKAAILDFHRPSNPQMRAFQQWYLDSIVVPIAERMGLKEEYAYISPSLDRFPTGKEQVKLAREVGFASATHYPLVNDMMGVLVVSKF; this comes from the coding sequence ATGACTCAAGAAATTCGTGCCATTTTTGACCGTATAGCCCCAGTTTATGACCAGTTAAACAATTGGTTGAGTCTGGGTCAACACCATATATGGAAGGAAATGGCAATCAAATGGAGTGCTACTAAACCAGGGGATACTTGCCTGGATTTGTGTTGTGGGAGTGGCGATTTAGCTTTGCGTTTAGCAAGGCATGTGGGAGCAAAAGGTATTGTGTATGGTGTGGATTTCTCACCAAACCTGCTAGCAACTGCTAAAGAACGTTCCCAAAGGCAGTACCCCCAACCTGCTATCTCCTGGATAGAAGCAGATGTGCTAAATTTGCCCTTTGAGGACAACCAATTCGATGCCGCTACAATGGGCTACGGTTTAAGAAATGTTACAGACATTCCCCGTAGTCTTCAAGAATTACACCGCGTCCTCAAGCCAGGTGCTAAAGCAGCTATTTTAGACTTTCATCGACCAAGCAATCCGCAAATGCGCGCTTTTCAACAGTGGTACTTGGATAGTATAGTTGTACCAATAGCGGAACGTATGGGTTTAAAGGAAGAATATGCTTACATTAGTCCCAGTCTAGACCGCTTCCCCACAGGGAAAGAACAAGTCAAATTGGCCCGTGAAGTTGGTTTCGCATCAGCCACACACTATCCCCTCGTGAACGATATGATGGGAGTGCTGGTAGTCAGTAAATTTTAG
- a CDS encoding response regulator, whose protein sequence is MENTVVEVPASRRQVATLERSKKLKILVVDDEPDNLDLLYRTFRRDFHVLKADSGINALEVLAAEGEVAVIISDQRMPEMKGTEFLSKTVPQFPDTVRIILTGFTDIEDLVEAINAGQVYKYITKPWDPGELKAVVQRAAETYDLLKQRTEELRRANAQMALLTVLVQVTQASQSLEATLEPIATVFSESFAADSCILQLMEGGKLAATQGSYSQGDVVKNWLDLDPLASEAIATGQMQVALNVAKEPKLAGVTHYQDSGVQAHLVIPITYRNDILGVLSLQWQQPCSLREDELNLIHLSAQLVAIALTSSGCCQAKT, encoded by the coding sequence ATGGAGAATACCGTCGTTGAAGTTCCTGCAAGTCGTCGTCAAGTGGCGACTCTAGAACGAAGTAAAAAGCTCAAAATATTGGTAGTAGATGATGAGCCAGATAATCTGGATCTGCTTTACCGCACTTTTCGACGCGACTTTCATGTACTGAAAGCTGATAGTGGAATTAATGCCCTGGAAGTGTTGGCAGCAGAAGGAGAAGTGGCTGTAATCATCTCCGACCAACGGATGCCAGAAATGAAAGGAACTGAGTTTCTTAGCAAGACTGTACCTCAGTTTCCAGACACGGTAAGAATCATTCTCACCGGGTTTACCGATATTGAAGACCTAGTGGAGGCGATTAACGCCGGACAAGTCTACAAATATATTACCAAGCCTTGGGATCCAGGTGAACTGAAGGCAGTGGTGCAAAGGGCAGCTGAAACTTACGACCTGCTTAAGCAACGTACAGAAGAATTACGACGTGCCAATGCCCAAATGGCCCTGCTGACTGTTTTAGTGCAGGTGACACAAGCATCTCAAAGCTTAGAGGCAACTCTGGAACCCATTGCAACGGTTTTTAGCGAGAGTTTTGCAGCAGATAGCTGTATTTTGCAGCTGATGGAGGGCGGTAAACTGGCTGCAACTCAAGGGTCTTACAGTCAAGGAGATGTGGTCAAAAATTGGCTAGATCTTGATCCACTGGCCAGTGAGGCAATTGCCACTGGGCAAATGCAAGTTGCTTTGAATGTCGCCAAAGAACCTAAACTGGCTGGTGTGACTCACTATCAAGATAGTGGTGTGCAAGCACATTTAGTGATTCCAATTACCTACCGGAATGATATCTTGGGGGTGTTGTCACTCCAATGGCAACAACCCTGTTCTTTGCGAGAAGATGAATTAAACCTAATTCATTTATCAGCCCAACTAGTGGCGATCGCTCTTACCAGTAGCGGGTGTTGTCAAGCAAAAACTTAG
- a CDS encoding two-component sensor histidine kinase produces MHFIYKFRFFPYQLVTANILLTLLLFITQILLNYQAYSNFNRITTHEFQVQKLSDKITYFDEILTMSARMNAATGNLIWEQRYRQFEPQLNLAIKESIKLAPQAYENEDAKKIDAANKRLVTMEYQSFDLVKKNQKKTAQLLLYSHEYETQKRIYADGVAKRNRKISFHLQQKVAEYRQQIIWTILESIIALAILVTAWFLVLHLLQEYFKAKQIAQAALKETNSQLEIQVAERTAKLKQKNLQLKKTLKKLQHTQVQLIQTEKMSSLGQLVAGVAHEINNPVNFIYGNLVHVRGYTQQLLSLINLYKQQDSNYNSEITSLSDEIELDFIIDDLPKILCSITVGAERIREIVLALRNFSRLDEAEIKPVNIHEGINSTLSILQHRLKGKYEQEEISIIKDYGNLPLVECYAGGLNQVFMNILNNAIDALRQQEIECLEKKIEKPPNSIIIYTQIKDQERIIISIKDNGPGISKKVQTRLFDPFFTTKPVGKGTGLGLSISYQIIVDIHKGKINCISAPGKGTEFVIEIPIKQR; encoded by the coding sequence ATGCACTTTATTTATAAATTTAGGTTTTTTCCTTATCAACTAGTAACTGCAAATATACTACTGACATTATTATTGTTTATTACTCAAATTCTGCTGAACTATCAAGCATATTCTAATTTTAATAGAATTACTACACATGAATTTCAAGTACAAAAGCTTAGCGATAAAATTACCTATTTTGATGAAATATTAACTATGTCAGCCCGTATGAATGCTGCTACAGGTAATCTGATTTGGGAACAACGTTATCGCCAATTTGAACCGCAACTCAATTTAGCTATTAAAGAATCTATTAAACTAGCTCCTCAAGCATATGAAAATGAAGATGCCAAAAAAATTGATGCTGCTAACAAGCGTTTAGTGACAATGGAATATCAATCTTTTGATTTAGTGAAGAAAAATCAAAAAAAGACAGCGCAACTATTATTATACAGCCACGAATACGAAACTCAAAAACGTATTTATGCTGATGGTGTTGCTAAGAGGAACCGTAAGATTTCATTTCATTTGCAGCAAAAAGTTGCTGAATATCGTCAACAAATAATTTGGACAATTTTAGAATCTATTATAGCTTTAGCAATACTCGTTACAGCATGGTTTTTAGTATTACATTTATTGCAGGAATACTTCAAAGCTAAACAAATTGCTCAAGCTGCTTTAAAAGAAACGAATTCTCAGTTGGAAATACAAGTTGCAGAGAGAACAGCAAAGTTAAAACAGAAAAATCTTCAGTTAAAAAAGACATTAAAAAAATTGCAACACACTCAAGTACAACTTATTCAAACTGAAAAAATGTCCTCATTAGGTCAGCTAGTGGCTGGTGTTGCTCATGAAATTAATAATCCAGTTAATTTCATTTATGGTAATCTAGTCCACGTGAGAGGATATACTCAGCAATTACTAAGTTTAATTAATCTATATAAACAACAAGATTCTAATTACAACTCGGAAATAACTAGTCTGAGTGATGAAATTGAATTAGATTTTATTATTGATGATCTACCAAAAATCTTATGCTCAATAACAGTTGGGGCTGAACGTATCCGCGAGATTGTGCTAGCTTTGCGGAACTTCTCGCGTCTTGATGAGGCAGAAATAAAACCTGTTAATATTCATGAAGGAATTAATAGTACACTATCAATTTTGCAGCATCGTCTCAAAGGTAAGTATGAACAGGAGGAAATTTCAATTATTAAAGACTATGGTAATTTGCCTCTTGTAGAATGTTATGCAGGAGGATTAAATCAGGTATTTATGAATATCCTAAATAACGCTATCGATGCTTTACGCCAACAGGAAATAGAGTGTTTGGAAAAAAAGATCGAAAAACCCCCCAATTCTATTATTATCTACACCCAAATTAAAGATCAAGAGCGCATAATTATTAGTATTAAAGATAATGGCCCGGGAATAAGTAAAAAAGTTCAGACTAGATTGTTTGACCCATTTTTTACTACTAAACCTGTAGGTAAGGGTACTGGCTTGGGTTTATCTATTAGTTATCAGATTATCGTAGATATACACAAGGGAAAAATCAATTGTATCTCTGCACCAGGAAAAGGTACAGAGTTTGTGATTGAGATTCCTATTAAACAGAGATGA
- a CDS encoding glycosyltransferase family 39 protein, whose amino-acid sequence MTNQRLTLHYLSLAGAMALGAVLRFWHLDLKPLWMDEVITAIFSLGKSYHDLPLNLVFSLERIQEIFTFKSGVSCNQIAENIATQSTHPPLFFCGMYSWLGLMTPLGAEWVTKLRSLPALFGVAAIAAIYGVNRIAFSRGSGIIAAFFMAVSPFAVYLSQEARHYTMPMLLITLALLGLMQIQRDIFERSRLRFWVWVLWAITNSIGLYVHYFFTLAFIAEIATLLILMYWGKTKILNKRQIWLALIISTSGVVISFIPWLLIIFSHFQRSETNWLPSPNHIAPIYQTLLSWVLMVIALPVENQPWLITAICGFLMLIFAIWAGYQIFKGLKFLWLQHTTNLATLTLLSFTIFVLLQFFAIVYLLGKDITVVPRYSFVYYPSFCALLAASISKSHQSSFKFILIGFISSIFVASNLVFQKPFQPEQVAQNMNLEPSVPLTLVVAYSSYQDVALGLSFALALEQLRSQPLVEEFKIRFEKFATEGNLHSNFSQNQKLKINYTTDKYTGLNSAINLDNFVILQKSPDLSAFWKKFSEIPAPRTSQMNLWIVAPGLRKRDYPPQVALAGQISCTIDPKQYYRIGVPYQLYRCSNAG is encoded by the coding sequence ATGACAAATCAAAGACTTACTCTACATTATCTAAGTTTAGCTGGAGCGATGGCACTTGGTGCTGTTTTGCGCTTTTGGCATTTAGACTTAAAACCCCTCTGGATGGATGAGGTGATTACTGCCATTTTCAGTTTGGGTAAAAGTTATCATGATTTGCCTTTGAATTTGGTGTTTTCTCTTGAGCGTATACAAGAAATTTTTACATTTAAATCGGGAGTTAGTTGCAATCAAATTGCCGAAAACATTGCTACTCAGTCTACACATCCGCCGCTATTTTTTTGCGGAATGTATAGTTGGTTGGGGCTAATGACTCCTTTAGGGGCGGAGTGGGTGACGAAATTGCGATCGCTACCAGCTTTGTTTGGTGTAGCTGCGATCGCGGCAATTTATGGTGTCAATCGTATTGCTTTTTCTAGAGGTTCTGGAATCATTGCAGCATTTTTCATGGCCGTTTCCCCCTTTGCTGTTTACCTTTCCCAAGAAGCACGGCATTATACCATGCCTATGCTACTTATAACTTTAGCGTTATTGGGACTAATGCAAATTCAGCGGGATATTTTTGAGCGATCGCGACTTAGATTTTGGGTTTGGGTTTTATGGGCAATTACTAACAGTATAGGTTTATATGTTCATTACTTTTTTACTCTAGCTTTCATTGCTGAAATCGCCACACTACTTATATTGATGTACTGGGGTAAGACAAAAATACTTAACAAACGTCAAATCTGGCTTGCTTTAATTATTTCTACCAGTGGTGTTGTAATTAGTTTTATTCCCTGGTTACTAATTATATTCAGTCATTTTCAACGGTCTGAAACCAATTGGTTACCCTCTCCCAATCACATCGCACCCATCTATCAAACTCTTCTTAGCTGGGTTTTAATGGTGATTGCTCTACCCGTAGAAAATCAGCCTTGGTTAATAACAGCTATCTGTGGTTTTTTAATGTTGATTTTTGCTATTTGGGCAGGATATCAAATATTCAAAGGTTTAAAGTTTTTATGGTTACAACATACAACTAATTTAGCAACATTAACGCTTTTAAGTTTTACTATTTTTGTATTACTACAATTTTTTGCCATAGTCTATTTATTAGGTAAAGATATTACCGTAGTTCCCCGCTACAGCTTTGTTTACTATCCCAGCTTTTGTGCCCTTTTAGCAGCCAGTATTAGCAAAAGTCATCAGTCATCATTCAAATTTATACTTATTGGCTTTATTAGTTCTATTTTTGTAGCTTCTAACCTAGTCTTTCAAAAACCTTTCCAACCTGAGCAAGTTGCCCAAAACATGAATTTAGAACCTTCTGTACCGCTGACGCTGGTGGTAGCATATAGCAGTTATCAGGATGTAGCATTGGGATTGAGTTTTGCCTTGGCATTAGAACAACTTAGAAGTCAGCCCCTTGTAGAGGAATTCAAAATTCGTTTTGAAAAGTTTGCTACAGAGGGAAACCTTCATAGCAACTTTTCGCAAAATCAAAAATTAAAAATTAACTATACCACTGATAAATATACGGGTTTAAATTCTGCTATTAACTTGGATAATTTTGTTATTTTACAGAAATCTCCTGATTTATCTGCTTTCTGGAAAAAGTTTTCTGAAATACCTGCACCAAGAACATCTCAGATGAATTTATGGATAGTTGCTCCTGGATTGAGAAAACGGGACTATCCGCCACAAGTAGCCCTTGCTGGGCAAATTAGTTGCACCATAGATCCTAAACAGTACTATCGCATAGGTGTTCCCTATCAGCTTTACCGATGCAGTAATGCTGGATAG
- a CDS encoding ATP-dependent helicase, protein MTDNRFISDANFTATVPQESLQSKLSQPLPVPSLREKIINIRNGLRPGQQQMADWQSGPLAVSAVPGAGKSTGMAAAAAIAIARQYDSPESRPSSRRQIVVVTFTRSAAANIKAKIRKFLREDLSLPQTGFAVYTLHGLALNIASRHPNLSGLQLENVTLITPSQSHRFIRTAVEQWIANNPGRYLRLLEGYQFDGEETERLRRQSVLRTEVLPELATTVIHEAKSSGILPEKLREWSKQSTDEYAILSVAAGLYEQYQNLMRSRDFIDYDDMILAALRVLENDSARRIEQNQVFAVFEDEAQDSSPLQTRLLEILASDWGDGEQGSRGAGEQGSRGAGEQGRWGAGGDEEVSVQFYSPSSPSSPSSPSSPINLVRVGDPNQAINSTFTPADPIYFRQFCEECDRVQRLATMDQAGRSTKVIIDAANFALKWINSQWSGVSRQSSANNNRQPTTDNRQIPFRLQTIRPVDTGDPQKDANPASVGRGVELYTPHDIRHTVELLSQRVIKLFAEDPTNTRVAVLVRENRQGRWLTEALTPLCKEHNIILYDVGERDRRSHVPQEILALLQFCDRPHSPDYLKAALEAVVQRQLIPTQDLNTLASLPEDFLYPGPLAAPQPEPVQKASHLCRSLLRARLELPLYQLISFLALALNYDQAELATADKLAERVNQQIAGNSSLGAMLSVLSEIVNSERFEPVETEDLEARYTRAGQLTIITMHKAKGLDWDYVFIPFLHENLIPGKFWVPPQSQFLGDFTLSEVARAQIRAALHKESEIPDITQAWEVAKNLKTAEEYRLLYVAMTRAKRLLWMSAAQKAPFTWSKPDNLQEQAPCPVFPALKRQFPECVFSSAELEVRS, encoded by the coding sequence ATGACTGATAACCGGTTTATTTCAGACGCTAATTTTACCGCTACTGTGCCTCAAGAATCTCTCCAATCAAAATTATCTCAGCCATTGCCTGTTCCTTCTCTGCGGGAGAAGATTATCAACATTCGCAATGGTTTACGTCCCGGACAACAGCAAATGGCGGATTGGCAATCTGGGCCACTAGCTGTTTCTGCTGTTCCTGGGGCTGGTAAATCTACGGGTATGGCGGCGGCGGCGGCGATCGCGATCGCCCGTCAATATGATTCCCCTGAGTCTCGCCCGTCTTCTCGTCGTCAAATTGTAGTTGTTACTTTTACTCGCTCTGCTGCTGCTAATATTAAAGCCAAGATCCGTAAGTTCTTACGCGAGGATTTATCTCTACCTCAAACTGGCTTTGCTGTGTATACGTTGCACGGTTTGGCATTGAACATTGCTAGTCGCCATCCTAATTTGTCAGGTTTGCAATTAGAAAATGTCACATTAATTACACCAAGTCAAAGCCACCGCTTCATCCGCACAGCCGTAGAACAATGGATTGCTAACAATCCCGGACGGTATTTACGATTGCTAGAAGGTTATCAATTTGACGGTGAAGAAACAGAAAGATTGCGTCGTCAATCGGTACTGCGGACAGAAGTATTGCCAGAATTGGCAACTACAGTCATTCATGAAGCAAAAAGTTCTGGAATACTACCAGAAAAACTGCGGGAATGGAGTAAACAATCCACAGACGAATATGCAATTTTGAGCGTAGCAGCGGGATTGTACGAGCAATATCAAAATTTAATGCGATCGCGTGACTTCATCGACTACGACGATATGATTTTAGCCGCCCTGCGCGTTCTCGAAAACGACAGCGCCCGTCGCATCGAGCAAAACCAAGTTTTCGCCGTCTTTGAAGACGAAGCCCAAGATTCTAGCCCTTTGCAGACGCGGTTGCTAGAAATTCTGGCGAGTGATTGGGGAGATGGGGAGCAGGGGAGTAGGGGAGCAGGGGAGCAGGGGAGCAGGGGAGCAGGGGAGCAGGGGAGATGGGGAGCAGGGGGAGATGAGGAAGTAAGTGTACAATTTTACTCGCCCTCATCCCCCTCATCCCCCTCATCCCCCTCATCCCCAATCAATTTAGTGCGAGTCGGCGACCCTAACCAAGCGATTAACTCAACTTTTACCCCAGCCGATCCGATTTATTTTCGGCAATTTTGTGAAGAGTGCGATCGCGTCCAACGATTGGCGACAATGGATCAAGCCGGTCGTAGTACTAAAGTTATTATCGATGCTGCGAATTTTGCCCTCAAATGGATCAATAGTCAGTGGTCAGGGGTCAGTCGTCAGTCGTCAGCAAATAACAACCGACAACCGACAACCGACAACCGACAAATACCATTTCGCTTGCAGACTATCCGCCCTGTTGATACTGGCGACCCCCAAAAAGATGCTAATCCAGCGTCAGTAGGAAGGGGAGTAGAACTGTACACCCCCCATGATATTCGTCACACAGTAGAATTGCTATCCCAAAGGGTAATCAAATTATTTGCCGAAGACCCAACGAATACCCGTGTAGCGGTTTTAGTGCGGGAAAATCGCCAAGGTAGATGGCTGACGGAGGCTCTCACACCTCTGTGTAAGGAGCATAATATTATACTTTATGACGTGGGAGAACGCGATCGCCGCTCTCATGTGCCGCAGGAAATCTTAGCATTATTGCAATTTTGCGATCGTCCCCACTCCCCTGATTATCTCAAAGCTGCTTTAGAAGCTGTGGTGCAGCGCCAGTTGATTCCCACCCAAGACCTCAACACCCTCGCTAGTTTACCAGAAGATTTTTTGTATCCTGGCCCCTTAGCAGCACCTCAACCAGAGCCAGTACAAAAAGCCTCACACTTGTGTCGCAGTTTACTACGCGCTCGGTTAGAACTACCTTTGTACCAGTTAATTTCCTTTCTCGCCTTAGCGTTAAACTACGATCAAGCAGAATTGGCAACCGCTGACAAACTTGCAGAAAGAGTCAACCAGCAAATAGCTGGTAACAGTTCCTTGGGGGCGATGCTGTCAGTTTTAAGTGAAATCGTTAATTCCGAACGGTTTGAACCTGTAGAAACAGAAGATTTAGAAGCTCGTTACACCCGTGCTGGTCAACTAACCATTATTACCATGCACAAAGCCAAAGGTTTGGATTGGGACTATGTGTTTATACCCTTTCTGCATGAAAACTTGATACCTGGAAAATTTTGGGTTCCTCCCCAAAGCCAATTTTTAGGTGACTTTACCTTATCAGAAGTGGCGCGCGCCCAGATTCGCGCTGCTCTTCACAAAGAATCTGAAATACCAGATATTACCCAGGCTTGGGAGGTGGCAAAAAACCTGAAAACTGCTGAGGAGTATCGTTTACTTTATGTTGCGATGACAAGGGCAAAGCGCTTGTTATGGATGTCTGCGGCACAAAAAGCGCCCTTTACTTGGAGTAAACCAGATAATTTACAAGAACAAGCGCCTTGTCCTGTATTTCCAGCATTAAAGCGGCAATTTCCTGAATGTGTTTTTAGTAGTGCTGAGTTAGAAGTTAGGAGTTAG
- the dprA gene encoding DNA-processing protein DprA, translating to MVEERAYWLAWSQISGIGPVLLRRLQQHFGTLATAWQATKSQLGEVEGFGFQTLEKVVKQRSHLHPEQLLTKHQQENPYFWTPADTDYPRLLLETPSPPPILYYRGEVELQENLGQKPMVGIVGTRQPSDYGIRWTRQISTALAKNGFTVVSGMAEGIDTESHIAAMKAGGRTIAVLGTGVDVIYPHKNRDLYKQILSAGLVVSEYPGKTPPERTHFPRRNRIIAGLSRAILVMEAPLKSGALITATYANDFGRDVYALPGRLDDHPSQGCLKLLNQGASLILKELDELLTMLGAVPQLDAVAAPIPEQLTLPTLSPELQQVINAIATDALPFDFIVQQTGMNTGSVSSALLQLELMGLVSQLPGMRYQKI from the coding sequence GTGGTAGAAGAACGTGCATATTGGCTCGCGTGGTCGCAAATTTCTGGGATTGGGCCAGTATTGCTGCGACGATTGCAGCAGCATTTTGGCACGCTAGCAACAGCTTGGCAAGCTACCAAGTCTCAGTTAGGAGAAGTAGAGGGTTTTGGTTTTCAGACACTAGAAAAGGTGGTAAAACAGCGATCGCATCTGCATCCAGAACAACTACTCACCAAGCACCAGCAGGAAAACCCCTATTTCTGGACACCAGCAGATACAGATTATCCCCGTTTGCTGTTGGAAACTCCCAGTCCACCGCCAATTTTGTACTATCGCGGTGAAGTAGAACTACAAGAAAATCTTGGACAAAAACCGATGGTTGGTATTGTGGGAACGCGCCAACCTTCCGATTATGGTATTCGTTGGACTCGCCAAATTAGCACGGCTTTGGCTAAAAATGGCTTTACAGTTGTTTCTGGGATGGCAGAGGGAATTGACACAGAAAGCCACATAGCTGCGATGAAAGCTGGAGGACGAACGATCGCAGTTTTAGGTACGGGTGTAGATGTAATTTACCCACACAAAAATCGGGATTTATACAAGCAGATTTTAAGTGCAGGGTTAGTCGTAAGTGAATATCCAGGCAAAACCCCACCCGAACGCACTCACTTTCCCCGCCGTAATAGAATAATTGCTGGGTTAAGCCGCGCCATCTTAGTAATGGAAGCGCCTTTAAAATCTGGTGCCTTAATTACAGCTACCTATGCTAATGATTTTGGTAGAGATGTCTATGCACTACCTGGCAGACTAGACGATCACCCATCTCAAGGCTGTTTAAAGTTACTTAATCAAGGCGCTTCTTTGATTCTCAAGGAACTAGACGAACTATTAACAATGTTGGGTGCAGTACCACAGTTGGATGCAGTTGCAGCGCCAATACCAGAACAGTTAACATTGCCAACTTTATCACCCGAATTGCAACAGGTAATAAATGCGATCGCCACTGATGCTTTACCCTTCGATTTTATTGTCCAACAAACGGGCATGAATACTGGCTCAGTTTCCAGTGCTTTATTACAGTTGGAACTCATGGGTTTAGTCTCACAACTGCCAGGAATGCGATATCAGAAGATTTAA
- a CDS encoding serine/threonine protein kinase, whose amino-acid sequence MRQYPLIRKTLQNRYQTITPLVSGGSDGSTYLLTGETRNNQQYPLLIKKILRNRFKIVKLLARGGSGDTYLAIDLDLPGQPHCVVKHFHPKYSNPDVVPIAKNLFAREAEGLYQLGNSHDQIPRLFAHFDEDGDFYLVQEFIDGHNLTKEISPGKILSENAVFNLLKDILEVLVFVHQHKIIHRDIKPQNLMRRRSDKKIVLIDFGSIKKISALGGNLTVAVGTPGYMPSEQAKGKPKLSSDIYAVGIIGIQALTGIPPEQLQEDFETGEVIWRDKAQVSDRLADILDKMVRERHNHRYQSAEEALQALVPTMALSQASESTASEEYTSENYSQVYRKFLLFLGVGLGTFSSILLIILLYTFLQSSILLPNQPNPLEKLRKKFFDPPSTHIHNPEVQRRLYKN is encoded by the coding sequence ATGCGTCAGTACCCTCTCATCAGAAAAACACTTCAGAATCGTTACCAGACTATCACACCCTTGGTGAGTGGAGGATCTGATGGCAGTACCTACTTGTTAACAGGGGAAACACGCAATAACCAACAGTATCCTCTTCTGATCAAAAAAATACTTCGGAATCGCTTTAAGATTGTCAAACTCCTGGCAAGAGGAGGATCTGGGGATACCTACTTAGCTATTGACTTAGATTTACCTGGCCAACCTCATTGTGTCGTCAAACATTTTCATCCCAAATATTCCAATCCTGATGTTGTGCCGATTGCCAAAAACCTATTTGCACGGGAAGCAGAAGGTTTGTATCAGTTAGGTAATAGCCACGACCAAATTCCTAGATTGTTTGCTCACTTTGATGAAGATGGGGATTTCTATTTAGTTCAAGAATTCATCGATGGACATAACTTAACTAAAGAAATCTCACCAGGTAAAATTCTGAGCGAAAATGCAGTCTTCAACCTCTTGAAAGACATCCTAGAAGTGTTGGTCTTCGTCCATCAACACAAAATCATTCATCGGGATATCAAGCCCCAAAATTTGATGCGACGACGCTCTGATAAGAAGATTGTGTTAATTGACTTTGGGAGTATTAAGAAAATCAGTGCTTTGGGAGGCAACCTTACTGTTGCTGTTGGCACTCCTGGCTATATGCCAAGCGAACAAGCAAAGGGAAAACCAAAACTTAGTAGTGATATCTATGCAGTAGGAATTATTGGCATTCAAGCTTTGACAGGTATACCGCCTGAACAATTACAGGAAGATTTTGAGACTGGGGAAGTTATCTGGCGTGACAAGGCGCAGGTAAGCGATAGGCTAGCAGATATTTTGGACAAAATGGTTAGGGAACGCCATAACCATCGTTACCAGTCCGCAGAAGAAGCTTTGCAAGCACTTGTTCCTACTATGGCGTTGTCCCAAGCATCGGAATCTACTGCTAGTGAGGAATACACCAGTGAGAATTATTCACAAGTGTATAGAAAGTTTCTTTTGTTCTTGGGGGTCGGCCTCGGCACTTTCAGTAGTATATTACTAATAATTTTGCTCTATACATTCTTGCAGAGTAGTATATTACTACCAAACCAACCTAATCCATTAGAAAAGTTGAGAAAAAAATTTTTTGACCCACCGTCTACTCATATACATAATCCAGAAGTTCAGCGAAGACTATACAAAAATTAA